ccataaaataaaacaaaaactagagaagaaaatgagaaaaataaaacaagaaaaattaaaggcaaaaatattaaataaaaactgtagaaataaatataaagatgaaaaaaaagggacaaaactgagactgaaacaagatgaaatggcacaaaaaccagacaaaaattaaccaaaactTAGACCAAATGAGgtaaaatcagacaaaaaatgacaaaaatagaccaaAAAGTAGGAATATTTGGTTAAAAACATGTAGTTTGTGATTccagaataaatacatttaaatgaatttttatttcattaatgGCTTCATTGACTTTACGTCACATGTTTTGTTCCAGTAAATTCCACTCATTTCATTCTAATGTAGGACCACTGTGTCTGTCTCAgtgtgggttctggttctggtttcggACTCACTTGATGCCGCCGTAGAACGGGTCGTGGAAGTCCTGGACCACTCTGTAGGCATACCAGGAAACGGCGATCAGACAGCACAGACCTGCAAACGCAAACGGCAAACCATGAGCAGACGGCGGACAGACCGGGTCAGACCAGGTTAGACCGGGTCACAGGCTCCACCCCCTCCTCCCACTGACCAGCCAGCATGCTCAGGATTCCCCCGGTGACGGCGATCTTGGCCTTGGATTGGTCGGTGGCCGATCCGATCCTGATGCATTTGAGACCGAGCAGAGAAACGACCATACATCCAAGACCGAGCAGCAGCGAGATGATCATGAGCGCCCGACATGCCTGGACGTGAGCTGGAGACAGGAGAACACAGGTCAGAAAACACAAGTCAGAAAACATGGGTCAGAAAACACGGAACAGAAAACAAGAATCAGAAAACATGGAACAGAAAACACGGGTCAGAAAACATGGACTGGAAAATGGGTCAGAAAACACGGACCAGAAAACAGTCCAAAAGGGTTATATGTATCTGATCCAAAAttatcaaaacaaataaaacaataaattacATGAACGAAAATTTACAAATACGAATAAGAACATTTACAcgtaaataaattaataacataacatggagaaaataatcaacaaaaatgaaggaaaactaaTTAAAtagcaaataaaaataaataaaaacagccaacGTCATCAATAAAACAGacaagaagaataaaaaaatggaaaaaatattaagtaacaggaacaaaataaaccacgagatgaaaaaaaaaagtgccaaagtagaccaaaaaaattcaaaatgaacagatgaaaagaccaattattgacacgtattgatcagattaatggatcaattaaagttgaggttaaaggtggatgttgggATCATTAAGGGTTAATTTTCGTTTTCTCATCAGGTTTACGATGTGTCGTCTCCGTCAAACATTAACCCGGTGGTTTTCAGATGAAATCAACCTTCACTCGTCTCCGTCCCTCTGCTCATTTCACTGTTTCATCCACTTGGTTTCTGTCTGTTTCcactgttttgtttcttttttaacggTTTTACGTCTGGAAAACTGTCTGAATGTTAAAGACGGAGAATGAAAAGGCCCAGACGTGGAGAAGCAAACGAAGAggaacaaactgaactgaaagtGACGCATCGGAGTCATTTATTGACCTGATGAGCTGGAAGCGCCATAAAAACTGACTGCACCTGTTTATGAGGGTTTCACACAAGataaagagtttcacagcttcagCCGACACCGTTTCAGCGCTCAGGTTAAAGCAGACGAGCGCAAATCTAACAACATTTCAACGTTTTAATACGGAGTTTAAGAAGGTCCGGCTTTTCAGGgaaacaaaatgtatttaaaggcCAGTGGCCGagggaaatgacacaaaaacaagaaaaaaaaaaaaaaacagatgaaaataactcaaaaacaagagaaaaaaacacacaaaaacaacataaaaaaaagaaacagacaaacatcactcaaaaacaagaaaaaaactgacaaaaacaagagggaaaaaactgataaaatgactcaaaaatgaaagaaaaaaagacaaaaacaacacaaaaacaagagaaaaaaaactgatgaaaatgacacaaaaacaagagaaaaaaacaaaaatgactcaaaaatgagacaaaaaacagataaaaacgactcaaaaacaagaaaaaaacatatgaaaatgacttaaaaacaagaaaaaaacccacaaaaacgaCAAAAACAAGAAACCCccccacaaaaatgaaaaaaacaagaaaaaaaacccacaaaaacaagaaaaaaacagacgaaaacgactcaaaacgagaaaaaaaaacacaaaaatgacataaaaacaagaaacagatgaaaatgactcaaaaacaaaagaaaaaaacagacaaaaacgaTACAAAAACAAGAGAAAGAAACAGATGAAAGTGACTCAAAAACAAGagataaaactgatgaaaatgactcaaaaatgaaagaaaaaaacagatgaaaacaacacaaaaaagagaaaaaaactgatgaaaattactcaaaaatgaaagaaaaaaaacagacgaaaacacaaaaacaagaaaaaaaacagacaaaaatgactcaaaaacaagaaaaaaaagactcaaaaatgagaaaaaacccCCAAATGAAAACGacacaaaacaagagaaaaaacaaaaacaacaaaaaagagaaaaaaacagatgaaaatgacacaaaaacaagagaaaaaaacagatgaaaatgatacaaaagaaaaaaacagaaaaaaatgactcaaaaacgagaaaaaaacagacgaaaatgacacaaaaacaggagaaagaaacagatgaaaatgactcaaaaacgagaaaaaaacacataaaacgactcaaaaacaagagagaaaaaaccagaaaaaaatgactcaaaaatgagcaaaaatgagaggaaaacaaaaaaataagagcaaaaaaatctgatgaaaacaagacaaaaatgagaaaaacagataaaaacaagggacaaacagagaaaaacagcaaaaatcacgtaaaaacaagacaaaaacgagAGAAAAAACTGACGAAAACgacacaaaaacaagaaaaaataagagcaaaaaaatatgatgaaaatgagataaaaacaagagaaaaatcagacaaaaccaacagcaaaaacctgatgaaaacaagacaaaaacaagagcaaaataatctgatgaaaatgacccaaaaacaggataaaaatcagTCAAATCCAACCCTAACTTCTGAGGTTGTAAAATGAACTCCAACTGAACTTCAAACTAAAACAGTCATGTGATGAATGTCCTTCTTTACAGTTTTACTCCTTTAAGAATCACAGATACAGATATTTTTTCCATGTGGACGCTGAAACAGATGAGGCTGAACAGGTTGAATGATCGTCAGGACGACGGTAAAATACCAACGCCTCCATTTTATCATCACGTTAACCATTAAAATGGCGGCTGCATGATAAAACCAGAAACAGTAAAACCCAGACGGAGGAGGATTTACGGCGGTAAAACCTGAAAAACTCTCAGAATAcaactgagattaaaaaaaatcaagtgaaaCAAAAGCAGATCTTTAATGAATAATGACCAATGCctcaaaatcaaacaaaacataaaacttcAGGAttcaaaaaaagtaacaaaattaaacagaaaatTTAAAAACTAAGACTGATGAATGAAACTATTAGGACTGAACTGACAAAGTGAGAGAAAACTGTGAACAACCCCTAAAATCATCtataattatcaagaaaatgaataaaagtgggaaaaacaatcaacaaaataatcagacTAAGCAACAAAacagatagaaacaaaacaattatgaataaacatgttgaattaatcaaaaaatggacaaaagtcaacaaaattagtaaaataagcaacaaattgaacacaataagtaataaaataagcaaaagtgacaaaaataactgATGATAATCAATCAGTGACATCATAAAAGCAACAAAGtggacagaaataaaaacaataatcaaCAAGAAATaggcaaaaatcaacaaaatgaacaaatacgcAGAAGGTGTAAAATGATCAAAGTAAGAAACAAAATGGacataaaagaggaaaaaaataaacaaaaatgataaaaaaatatattttaaaaaaatgtattaaataattaataaaatgaagatCTAGATCCCCCTTTGCCCCGTTCAGTTCTTAAAATTGAACTGGGCGGAGGAGGATCTAATCATTTTGGGGCGGAGGAGGATGTAGCATTTTTCGGGCAGTGGAGGACCTAGTGTGTTTCGGGTGGAGGAGGATGTAGTTTTTTTGGGGTGGAGGAGGATGTAGCGTGTTTCAAATGGAGGAGGATATAGGTGGAGGAGGATGTAGCGTGTTTCGGGCGGAGGAGGATGTACTGTGTTTCGGGCGATGGAGGATATAGCGTGTTTCAGGCAGAGGAGGATGTAGCGTGTTTCGGGCGGAGGAGGATGTAGCGTGTTTCGGGTGATGGAGGATGTAGCATGTTTCGGGCGGAGGAGGATGTAGCGTGTTTCGGGCGGAGGAGGATGTACTGTGTTTTGGGCGATGGAGGATATAGCTTGTTTCAGGCAGAGGAGGATGTAGCGTGTTTCGGGCGGAGGAGGATGTAGCGTGTTTCGGGTGATGGAGGATGTAGCATGTTTCGGGCGGAGGAGGATGTAGCATGTTTCGGGCGGAGGAGGATGTAGCGTGTTTCAGGTGGAGGAGGATATAACGTGTTTCGGGCGGAGGAGGATCTAGCGTTTTTCGGGCGATGGAGGATGTAGCGTGTTTCAGGTGGAGGAGGATATAGCGTGTTTCGGGCGGAGGAGGATCTAGCGTTTTTCGGGCGATGGAGGATGTAGCGTGTTTCAGGTGGAGGAGGATATAGCGTGTTTCGGGCGGAGGAGGATCTAGCGTTTTTCGGGCAATGGAGGATGTAGCGTGTTTCGGGCGGAGGAGGATGTAGTGTGTTTCAGGTGGAGGAGGATGTAGCGTGTTTCGGGTGGAGGAGGATGTAGCGTGTTTCGGGCGGAGGAGGATGTAGTGTGTTTCAGGTGGAGGAGGATGTAGTGTGTTTCAGGTGGAGGAGGATGTAGTGTGTTTCAGGTGGAGGAGGATGTAGCGTGTTTCGGGCGGAGGAGGATGTACTGTGTTTTGGGCGATGGAGGATATAGCTTGTTTCAGGCAGAGGAGGATGTAGCGTGTTTCGGGCGGAGGAGGATGTAGCGTGTTTCGGGTGATGGAGGATGTAGCATGTTTCGGGCGGAGGAGGATGTAGCATGTTTCGGGCGGAGGAGGATGTAGCGTGTTTCAGGTGGAGGAGGATATAACGTGTTTCGGGCGGAGGAGGATCTAGCGTTTTTTCGGGCGATGGAGGATGTAGCGTGTTTCAGGTGGAGGAGGATATAGCGTGTTTCGGGCGGAGGAGGATCTAGCGTTTTTCGGGCGATGGAGGATGTAGCGTGTTTCAGGTGGAGGAGGATATAGCGTGTTTCGGGCGGAGGAGGATCTAGCGTTTTTCGGGCAATGGAGGATGTAGCGTGTTTCGGGCGGAGGAGGATGTAGTGTGTTTCAGGTGGAGGAGGATGTAGCGTGTTTCGGGTGGAGGAGGATGTAGCGTGTTTCGGGCGGAGGAGGATGTAGTGTGTTTCAGGTGGAGGAGGATGTAGTGTGTTTCAGGTGGAGGAGGATGTAGTGTGTTTCAGGTGGAGGAGGATGTATCGTGTTTCGGGCAATGGAGGATGTAGCGTGTTTCGGGTGGAGGAGGATGTAGTGTGTTTCAGGCGGAGGAGGATGTAGTGTGTTTCGGGTGGAGGACTTACATGGGAGGCCGAGCAGTGACTCAAAGTCCCGACACTCGGCGATGCCGGCGCTGTTCTCGGCGCAGGCGTGCCACAGGTTCTCAAACTGCCTCTGGGAGATGATGACGCTGCCCGACACCGTGGAGATCTTCCAGTAGTCGTTGGCCAGCGCCGCGCCGGTGATCAGCCAGCTGATGACGCACATGATGAACCCGGTCGCTTCCACCGCCGTCGACATGGTGGCGACGAATCCGAGAGACGAAAACACAGAACAGAGACGAAGCGGAGAAGGAGGTGGTGTCGGGTGGAGGTTCAGCGCTCTGTACCGGCTCCTGATGATCTGATGCCGTGGGCTCTGACACTGGACTTTACACCAGGAGGGGCCATAAACCTTCCAGCTGCTCCCTGTGGCTCTGCCCACTCCCTGGACGACGACAGCGATGATTGGCCACACCTCAAACACAGACGCCGAGGAGGGAAAATCCACGTCTGACCTGAAGGAGCGAAAAAGCCCAGAGCCGGTCAGTTCATCTGAGGCTCCAAAGGCTTCAGTGTAATACCAGCAGTGGCCACTAGGCGCTGGTCCAAACCACGATGAAGCCTCTGAAAATACGAAGTTACATCCACACTAACTCTGATCATTGTCCGATttgtggagattttttttttttgagtttctttttctaATGTCTtgctttattctattctaattttaaTGTAAGATTTTAAtataattgtctttttttattctgtgaatacattttaaaatcacgttttatctctgatgattttaatgtcttttttttttattttaatgtaatttcaatgtcttttttttttttcttcttctgggaTTTttcatgcctttgtaaagcacttgagTTACCTGGTGTATGAACAGTGCAGTACAAATAAACTTGTCTTGCCTGTCACTagagctgtgtatcggcaagaatctgccgatacgatacaaatcacaatactaggatcacaatatgatatatcatgatactgttaaaaaggcaattttgtattgtttttttttctgataatttcctggaagaattgaattacaccagaaatatgtacaatttacaaaatacatgcatttattaatttgaaacactgtgtttagaatatgacataaataatataatagtcaaatatcaaatatcagtgtatttgaataaatgtagtttatttatagagtttataaaatgaacccataatgacggcactaaactgggtcactggacaaacattcacactcactaaaatactcacatttttctcatttcaaaatacattttcctgaaaatataacctacctaaaaatataagtttggtgtaggcTAGATTATTGGACcaaatgttaaccttcccttgactttgccctataattaataaaattaacaaaaaactgacaaaataaccaagaaaacaaaacaaaaaaagaatgattGTGGGTcgttttaacaaaaataaaccagtaaaaaaaacacttaaacataaagaATGAACTCCAGTGAATATGAAACGCATACAGGTGAGATTGTTTCTGCCACATCTGGACATTTTCTTCAGGTTGTTTCTTTTTCCTGGTTCATCTAAAGGTGTATGTTTCTGGTGGTTTTGGTCAgagctgaagctgaagcagaagcagaagcagtgAAGTTCAGCTTCCACATCAGTGAATCAGCTCCGAGTCGATGGAAAGAGGAAGTCCACACACAATGGACAATTCTACACCCAAATAAGGACGTCCAGACCCGCCCCTTTTCTGATGAATCAGGTTGATGTGATGGGATTAATTGTCTGTCTTTGTTTGTGACGTTAAATGAGGTCAAACCCGTCTGAGGATACAAATACAGAGGTTTGTGGATATTAAAGGTAatgtttttatctgatttcacTGTGGATCTGTGTGAAACTGGACGGACTGGACGTTTTATTACTTTATGGTCGATGACAGTTAATGTTTGATCACCGTTCGAGTCCAAAGTCTAATGTTTGTCACAGTTTTTTCACCTGAgaggaaaactgaaaaatacacagatgCATCAAGTCAACTATGAGGAGGCCCTGAAACCAGATTCACATTTAATCCAGAAACCGGTCTCTATCTGCAGTTTTTGGATGATTAAATCAGACACTTTCTGTTAAATgtgtttgggttttcattattattaaagcATGTTTGTTCATAAAATGTTGGTAAAACACTGACATTCTTTaagttcagagtaaataaaaGCAGCTTAGATCAAATGTCTATCTGCCTTTTTAGTCCAAACATAAGAAAATCAAactcttaaagggttaaagaagagaAAAACTGCACAGAAAAGGCCAAGTAACCTGTTCTGTCCACTAGGGGGTGACAAACTGGCATATCAGCAGAAACATGAAGAGGGTATTCAGTAAAACTCCCcacaaatataacaaaaaatacagaaaattaaaaaaaaaaaacccaacaaatatgATCAGCATAATTATCAAAACGTTTAACAAAACACACaggaatgaacaaaatgaataaaatcagtaaaaaatgtcaggaaataaaataagaaa
The DNA window shown above is from Sphaeramia orbicularis chromosome 17, fSphaOr1.1, whole genome shotgun sequence and carries:
- the LOC115437526 gene encoding claudin-15-like, which translates into the protein MSTAVEATGFIMCVISWLITGAALANDYWKISTVSGSVIISQRQFENLWHACAENSAGIAECRDFESLLGLPSHVQACRALMIISLLLGLGCMVVSLLGLKCIRIGSATDQSKAKIAVTGGILSMLAGLCCLIAVSWYAYRVVQDFHDPFYGGIKFELGAGLYMGWGGACLAVLGGALLCSACKRAGSKKGGYQGNQPKKIYTATAKSDPDSGLGRAYV